One part of the Mariniblastus fucicola genome encodes these proteins:
- a CDS encoding IS630 family transposase (programmed frameshift): protein MKTKSERFVVDLTDSERHLLKDLIRKGGKSVSVLGRARVLLKADQGKTDQENAEFSGVSLSTVFRIRRRFVEEGLESAVFRKNTGKRIYRKLDGKAEATLIATACSEAPEGRSRWTLRLLADRLIALEVVDSVSHECVRETLKKNELKPHLKEQWVIPPEKNAEFVAAMEDVLEVYQRPYDAKRPVVCLDETSKQLVGETRTPIPAKPGTPAREDYEYKRNGVANLFMLFEPLAGWRHVEVTDRRTKVDFAHVVKKLVDELDPDAEKIVLVMDNLNTHKPGSLYEAFEPQEARRLIEKLEIHYTPKHGSWLNMAETELASLAKQCLNRRIPTKKTLEKQVAAWNRGRNESEATVDWQFKTDDARIKLKKLYPSIQL, encoded by the exons ATGAAAACGAAGTCAGAACGTTTTGTTGTTGATTTGACTGATAGCGAACGTCATTTACTCAAAGACTTGATTCGCAAAGGCGGTAAGTCGGTTTCTGTTCTTGGTCGAGCTCGCGTTCTGCTCAAAGCCGACCAGGGAAAGACTGATCAGGAGAACGCAGAGTTTTCCGGAGTGAGCCTTTCGACGGTATTTCGCATTCGTCGGCGGTTCGTCGAAGAGGGGTTGGAGTCGGCAGTGTTTCGCAAGAACACTGGCAAGCGAATTTATCGTAAGCTTGACGGTAAAGCTGAGGCGACGTTGATTGCAACTGCATGTAGTGAAGCTCCCGAGGGCAGAAGTCGGTGGACATTGCGTTTGCTTGCTGATCGTCTGATCGCTTTGGAAGTTGTCGACTCGGTCAGCCACGAGTGTGTCCGCGAGACGCTGA AAAAAAACGAACTCAAGCCTCACTTGAAGGAGCAGTGGGTGATCCCTCCCGAGAAGAACGCTGAATTCGTAGCTGCCATGGAAGATGTCCTTGAGGTGTATCAACGCCCCTACGACGCCAAACGTCCTGTTGTGTGTCTTGACGAAACGAGCAAGCAACTCGTTGGCGAAACTCGAACTCCAATCCCCGCCAAGCCGGGCACTCCAGCTCGAGAGGACTACGAATACAAACGCAACGGTGTTGCGAACCTGTTTATGCTTTTTGAGCCACTGGCAGGGTGGCGCCACGTCGAGGTGACCGATCGACGAACGAAAGTTGACTTCGCCCATGTCGTCAAGAAACTTGTTGACGAGCTTGATCCTGACGCGGAGAAAATTGTCTTGGTCATGGATAACCTCAACACCCACAAGCCTGGCTCACTGTACGAGGCCTTTGAACCGCAGGAGGCTCGTCGGTTGATCGAGAAGTTGGAAATCCACTATACGCCCAAACACGGCAGCTGGCTCAACATGGCCGAAACCGAACTGGCTTCGCTGGCAAAGCAATGTCTCAACAGGCGAATCCCAACCAAAAAGACACTCGAAAAACAGGTTGCAGCCTGGAACCGTGGAAGAAACGAGTCGGAAGCAACCGTTGATTGGCAATTCAAAACTGACGATGCAAGAATAAAACTAAAGAAGCTTTACCCATCAATTCAGCTCTGA
- a CDS encoding RNA polymerase sigma factor, with the protein MNAINTYTQILTTADLVRAAQAGDRDAFGELFERFQPTVYAIAMRRLRDHADAQELCQDVFVQAMLKIEQLRTPEAFIGWLRQITVRMAINRSVRRKNSVAVEPEMLEATVTDDSSPLDFALEAERKDEVRAGLDRLGEMDRDTLVAFYVNGQSLLEMADSFEAPLGTIKRRLHTARKRLAREVDELATV; encoded by the coding sequence ATGAACGCTATCAACACATACACTCAAATCCTGACTACAGCGGATCTGGTTCGAGCTGCACAAGCTGGTGACCGAGATGCTTTCGGCGAACTGTTCGAGCGATTCCAGCCTACGGTTTACGCCATCGCCATGCGTCGCCTGCGCGACCACGCCGATGCTCAAGAACTTTGCCAGGACGTTTTCGTTCAGGCGATGCTGAAGATTGAACAACTTCGTACACCGGAAGCGTTCATCGGATGGCTTCGTCAGATCACCGTCCGCATGGCAATCAACCGTTCTGTTCGACGCAAGAACTCGGTTGCAGTTGAGCCAGAAATGCTTGAAGCAACTGTGACAGACGACTCGTCGCCACTGGACTTCGCTCTCGAAGCTGAGCGTAAGGACGAAGTCCGCGCTGGTCTGGACCGACTTGGCGAGATGGATCGTGACACCCTGGTCGCGTTCTATGTCAACGGACAGTCCTTGCTGGAAATGGCTGACTCGTTTGAGGCTCCACTTGGAACCATCAAGCGTCGTCTGCACACAGCGCGTAAGCGTCTGGCTCGCGAAGTTGACGAACTGGCCACGGTTTGA
- a CDS encoding tetratricopeptide repeat protein yields the protein MSATKPNTSMPWQALAILALCVSAVGCNLGAQQSNIVGQQAYQNGNYMQALGRFQQALSQNPNNPDANYNLAATFYSMGKNQGNAQYLSQAEQLYRKAISLNGQHSEAHRGLAALLIETGREQYAFDLLDGWKQRVPNSAEPLIELARLYQEYGDNQHATDLLADALKVDGNNLRALKAMGRVRETQGQSLLALDNYMRVLQLDGSQTDVAQRVASLQQQFSQSGGLQQNQNYSPRYGSTNPWQTR from the coding sequence ATGTCTGCAACTAAACCCAACACCAGTATGCCTTGGCAGGCATTGGCGATTCTCGCATTGTGCGTATCAGCTGTGGGTTGCAACCTCGGCGCCCAGCAGAGCAATATTGTTGGCCAGCAAGCGTATCAAAACGGAAACTACATGCAGGCGTTGGGCCGATTTCAGCAGGCCCTGTCGCAGAATCCGAACAATCCTGACGCGAACTACAACCTCGCGGCAACGTTCTATTCAATGGGAAAAAATCAGGGCAACGCGCAGTACCTGAGCCAGGCGGAACAGCTGTATCGAAAAGCAATCAGCCTCAACGGGCAACACTCCGAAGCACACCGGGGGCTCGCAGCGTTGCTGATCGAAACCGGTCGCGAACAATATGCTTTCGACTTACTTGACGGTTGGAAACAGCGGGTGCCAAACTCGGCCGAACCTCTGATCGAACTGGCCCGACTGTACCAGGAATATGGCGACAACCAGCACGCAACCGATTTGCTGGCGGATGCACTCAAGGTCGATGGAAACAACCTTCGCGCTCTCAAGGCGATGGGTCGCGTGCGGGAAACGCAGGGACAATCATTGCTGGCGCTCGACAACTACATGCGCGTGTTGCAGCTCGATGGAAGCCAGACAGACGTTGCTCAACGGGTTGCGTCGCTGCAGCAGCAGTTTTCCCAGTCGGGTGGCCTGCAACAAAATCAGAACTACTCGCCTCGCTACGGTTCGACCAACCCATGGCAAACGCGTTAG
- the der gene encoding ribosome biogenesis GTPase Der: MSLPQVSIVGRPNVGKSSIFNWLAGRRLAIVDDMAGVTRDRMTFLINEKDRYFEIVDTGGIGINDVDELDEEIEHQIELGIQGADVLMFVVDARDGITPLDRSVAKRLRKLEKPVLLVANKCDGDNWETQASEFFALGFGQPILVSAKNNRRKSMLTEALHESLPPESQPDAKEIEDPDMKFVIVGRRNVGKSTFINTLSEADRMIVSEVAGTTRDSVDVRFEMDGKTMVAIDTPGLRRGKSRTDIDFYGTHRAHRSIRHADVALMMFDCTQRISKVDRKLCNYIEQNYKPCVFVVNKWDKMAEHMETQRWADYIHDNFPSMACCPVAFVTGLTGQNCKRLMNHAQMLFKQSLYRVPTPRLNRIVKEALVRHPPPIASNRRRPKIYYASQIGVSPPTIMLKCNNPDSFSKTYRRYLLGVFRDTLDFGEVPIRMVLEASSSSESQEELLDT; this comes from the coding sequence ATGTCTCTGCCACAAGTTTCGATCGTTGGTCGACCCAACGTCGGTAAATCTAGCATCTTCAACTGGTTAGCCGGACGTCGGCTGGCGATCGTTGACGATATGGCTGGAGTGACGCGGGATCGCATGACGTTTCTGATCAACGAAAAGGACCGTTACTTCGAAATTGTGGACACCGGCGGAATCGGAATCAACGATGTCGACGAACTCGATGAGGAAATCGAACATCAAATTGAGCTCGGCATTCAGGGCGCTGACGTACTGATGTTTGTCGTCGATGCTCGTGACGGAATCACACCGCTGGACCGATCGGTTGCGAAGCGACTTCGCAAACTTGAAAAACCGGTTCTGCTGGTGGCGAACAAGTGTGATGGTGACAACTGGGAAACTCAGGCCAGCGAATTTTTCGCACTTGGTTTCGGCCAACCGATCCTTGTCAGTGCAAAAAACAACCGTCGCAAATCAATGCTTACCGAAGCGTTGCATGAATCGCTACCGCCAGAGTCTCAGCCGGATGCCAAGGAGATCGAAGATCCGGATATGAAGTTCGTCATCGTTGGAAGGCGGAACGTTGGCAAGAGCACGTTCATCAATACGCTTTCCGAAGCCGACCGGATGATCGTCAGCGAAGTCGCCGGGACCACTCGAGACAGCGTCGACGTTCGTTTCGAGATGGACGGCAAAACCATGGTTGCGATCGACACGCCGGGGTTGCGGCGCGGCAAAAGCCGAACTGACATCGATTTCTATGGAACGCATCGGGCACATCGTTCGATTCGCCACGCGGACGTCGCGCTGATGATGTTCGATTGCACCCAACGGATCAGCAAAGTCGATCGCAAGCTGTGCAATTACATCGAGCAGAACTACAAGCCTTGCGTGTTCGTCGTCAACAAGTGGGACAAGATGGCGGAGCACATGGAGACGCAACGTTGGGCGGACTACATCCATGACAACTTTCCGTCGATGGCCTGCTGCCCCGTAGCATTCGTAACCGGGCTGACAGGACAGAACTGTAAGCGGCTGATGAACCACGCGCAAATGCTGTTCAAGCAAAGCCTCTATCGCGTTCCGACCCCGCGGCTGAACAGGATCGTGAAAGAAGCCCTGGTGCGACACCCGCCGCCGATCGCTTCGAACCGACGCCGCCCAAAGATCTATTACGCCTCGCAGATCGGAGTCTCGCCTCCGACGATCATGCTCAAGTGCAACAATCCGGATTCGTTTTCGAAAACGTATCGCCGGTATTTGCTGGGCGTGTTCCGCGACACGCTGGATTTCGGCGAAGTCCCGATTCGAATGGTGCTTGAAGCGAGCAGCAGTTCAGAGTCACAAGAAGAATTGCTGGACACGTAA
- a CDS encoding uracil-DNA glycosylase produces MDPEQTEIDLQKLLQQQLHSLAQFGVREIAAGNGDVAFQFVSAATESQPDSDTDPAEGSEAKTLPHATTSATAAMTVKESRPVAVSPAAVPKQKVVSENWGPATDVADRPAALEVINAEVRGCTQCEELCAHRTQTVFGVGNPAARLVFVGEGPGADEDRQGEPFVGAAGKLLNKILAASKLKREDVYILNTVKCRPPRNRNPTETEIRSCWGYADRQLEVIQPEFICCLGSVAAKTMLQTTQSLGRLRGRFHPWKGAKLMVTYHPAYLLRNEGAKRHVWEDMKMLVKEMGIELSN; encoded by the coding sequence GTGGACCCAGAGCAGACCGAAATCGACCTCCAGAAGCTACTGCAGCAACAGCTACACTCGCTCGCTCAATTTGGAGTTCGCGAAATCGCTGCTGGAAATGGTGACGTGGCGTTTCAGTTCGTGTCGGCCGCAACCGAGTCGCAGCCCGACTCTGATACTGATCCAGCGGAAGGCTCTGAAGCAAAAACGCTGCCCCATGCGACGACCAGCGCGACGGCGGCGATGACCGTCAAAGAGTCTCGCCCGGTCGCAGTTTCCCCGGCCGCTGTTCCGAAACAGAAAGTCGTGAGCGAGAATTGGGGGCCAGCAACAGATGTCGCAGACCGACCGGCGGCGCTGGAGGTCATCAATGCCGAAGTTCGCGGATGCACGCAATGCGAAGAACTTTGTGCCCATAGGACTCAAACGGTCTTCGGTGTTGGCAATCCAGCAGCTCGCCTTGTGTTCGTGGGTGAGGGGCCGGGGGCCGACGAGGATCGGCAGGGAGAACCTTTCGTCGGAGCGGCCGGCAAGCTGCTCAACAAGATCCTGGCCGCTTCAAAGCTGAAACGGGAAGACGTCTACATCCTCAATACCGTCAAATGTCGCCCGCCCCGAAATCGCAACCCGACCGAAACGGAGATTCGCAGTTGCTGGGGATATGCGGATCGCCAGCTGGAGGTCATTCAGCCGGAGTTTATTTGTTGTCTGGGCTCAGTTGCCGCGAAAACAATGCTGCAGACGACTCAATCGCTTGGCCGGCTGCGCGGTAGATTTCACCCGTGGAAGGGAGCAAAGCTGATGGTGACCTATCACCCCGCTTATTTGCTTCGCAACGAAGGCGCGAAACGTCACGTTTGGGAAGACATGAAAATGCTGGTCAAAGAGATGGGCATCGAGCTGTCGAACTAG
- a CDS encoding RNA polymerase sigma factor, which translates to MSEDFPILVTRCIAGNQPAIGELVNQFRGQVFGLCYRMLGQREDAEDATQETFVRVVNNLHRWDPTRAFEPWLLTIAGNRCRTRLAKRKRRPTVLTLDYPVPDATVEKRKAELLAEEVSLGLVGIRDEYRKAFLLFHQKEMSYLEIAEVMEVPLGTVKTWVHRARRELINRLRKRGVLGEGSTGQKI; encoded by the coding sequence GTGTCAGAAGACTTTCCTATTTTGGTAACCAGATGCATCGCAGGGAATCAGCCTGCGATTGGAGAGCTTGTAAATCAGTTCCGTGGCCAGGTCTTTGGGCTTTGCTACCGAATGTTGGGCCAACGTGAAGACGCAGAAGACGCGACTCAGGAAACCTTTGTCCGGGTCGTCAACAATTTGCACCGTTGGGATCCCACGCGAGCTTTCGAACCCTGGTTGCTGACGATTGCAGGAAATCGCTGCCGTACCAGACTTGCAAAGCGCAAGCGGCGTCCGACAGTTCTGACACTTGACTATCCCGTCCCGGATGCGACTGTTGAGAAACGAAAGGCCGAACTGTTGGCCGAAGAAGTTTCACTGGGACTGGTTGGAATCCGCGACGAATATCGCAAGGCATTTCTGTTGTTTCATCAGAAAGAAATGTCGTATCTTGAAATCGCCGAAGTCATGGAAGTTCCGTTGGGAACGGTCAAGACTTGGGTGCATCGGGCTCGTCGCGAGTTGATCAATCGTTTGAGAAAAAGGGGCGTACTTGGTGAAGGATCCACAGGACAAAAAATTTAG
- a CDS encoding DUF1598 domain-containing protein: MRAHSNRFFAFAIAALLMFGAASAYGQTDGGTDDGGDGDPVTGGVQIDANNVLTRRRVVANSDALSRERWKQAQVKLNKEIQKVSDLRKVSLVRLEKEVARLKAAGKPVNDDIRYLAGLTRITHVFFYPEENDIVIAGPAEGFFLNGQHRVVGMDSGKATLHLEDFVAALRAFGPDGKRASLISCSIDPTQEGLQRFQEAQRYVQANYRGLHQAREVAQTFYKAIGHQTITINGVSNETRFAQVLAEADYRMKLYGIGVEQPPVRMTTFIEAASPATGGAGKLQRWYFQPDYECVKVSEDRNSMALEGTGVKLVCEDESVSADGKRTRKSGANGASRKFCASFTKNYDKVAQRATVFGELRNLIDMSITAAYIQKSDLYRKANWDMTTFGSEDNFAIEVYPAPEKVAPVINAVVKQGRLMTPIGGGVNIQPRIALNSDKASVDADGKVESVRDSIKFENLADGQWWWD, translated from the coding sequence ATGCGGGCTCATTCAAACAGGTTTTTTGCTTTTGCCATCGCTGCTCTGCTGATGTTCGGAGCGGCCTCGGCTTACGGGCAAACTGATGGCGGTACTGACGATGGCGGCGACGGAGATCCAGTGACCGGTGGTGTTCAAATCGACGCCAACAACGTCCTGACTCGACGAAGAGTCGTCGCCAATTCGGATGCCCTCTCGCGTGAGCGATGGAAGCAGGCTCAAGTCAAACTGAACAAGGAGATCCAGAAGGTCAGCGACCTTCGCAAGGTTTCACTGGTTCGCCTTGAGAAAGAAGTCGCACGCCTCAAAGCCGCAGGAAAGCCTGTCAACGACGACATCCGCTACCTCGCAGGGCTGACTCGAATCACTCACGTTTTCTTCTACCCTGAAGAGAACGATATCGTAATCGCAGGACCAGCCGAAGGATTCTTCCTCAACGGTCAGCATCGCGTCGTTGGCATGGACAGCGGCAAAGCGACCTTGCATCTTGAAGACTTTGTTGCTGCGTTGCGAGCATTTGGTCCGGACGGAAAACGAGCTTCTCTGATCTCTTGCTCGATCGATCCGACTCAGGAAGGCCTGCAGCGTTTCCAGGAAGCACAACGCTACGTACAAGCTAACTACCGCGGTCTGCATCAGGCACGCGAAGTCGCCCAAACTTTTTACAAAGCGATCGGGCATCAAACGATTACCATCAACGGCGTTTCTAACGAAACACGTTTCGCTCAGGTTCTTGCCGAAGCCGACTATCGCATGAAGCTATATGGAATCGGCGTTGAGCAGCCTCCTGTTCGAATGACAACGTTCATCGAAGCTGCTTCTCCCGCGACCGGCGGTGCTGGAAAGCTTCAACGTTGGTATTTCCAGCCAGACTACGAATGCGTCAAAGTAAGCGAAGATCGCAACTCGATGGCTCTGGAAGGCACCGGAGTCAAACTGGTTTGCGAAGACGAGAGCGTTTCGGCTGATGGCAAACGGACTCGTAAGAGTGGAGCCAATGGAGCGAGCAGAAAGTTCTGTGCTTCGTTCACCAAGAATTACGACAAGGTCGCTCAGCGAGCAACCGTTTTCGGCGAACTGCGTAACCTGATCGACATGAGCATCACGGCGGCGTACATTCAAAAATCAGATCTGTATCGCAAAGCCAACTGGGACATGACCACGTTCGGCAGCGAAGACAATTTTGCGATTGAAGTTTATCCGGCACCAGAAAAGGTTGCTCCGGTAATCAACGCTGTCGTCAAACAGGGACGGCTGATGACTCCAATCGGAGGCGGCGTCAACATTCAGCCGCGAATCGCACTCAACAGTGATAAAGCGTCAGTCGACGCCGATGGGAAGGTCGAGTCCGTTCGTGACTCGATCAAGTTTGAGAACTTGGCCGATGGCCAATGGTGGTGGGACTAA
- a CDS encoding ATP-binding protein, with the protein MRDSRLPDTPLQGETELTNCDREPIHVPETIQPHGHLIAVDLSTRTIASASEHCGEVAAMPDGDLMGFTFVKAFPDLASQLAAVSTLNSGDHAKRQPFGNEKGSWIVSAHRCDGLAIFEFEAIGKEPAKVADLVGQLFIEIERQPLEDAYRTVVDRVRNFTGFDRVMLYQFLPDGHGNVIAESKNENQEAYLGLHYPATDIPLPARRLYELNWIRTIADTSAMPVPILHATPDQPRLNMTFSSLRAISPIHIEYLTNMGVGASMSISVMKGNQLWGLIACHHNSAKIVSPELRDACELCGSVLSAYLTSRRQQEYLRRQVMISDTIGEHLVVLTNFDDLAKGLERSAEPICGLLDADGLVWFSEEQNFFWGEVPNLTAVEEIATELSRRPEETVAYTEELRRWLPTADDYHDRLAGMLAIRLGNHLGGMLLFFRKPVQETILWAGNPEKSVTNESGRLTPRKSFAAWQKLSENKSNPWTEADRETANSLATGLQRMVVEKAERLRQANDELRRLNTDLDAFAYAASHDLKEPLRGIHHYVYLLERAATLSDDNYQSSMEGLKRIVKRMNDLLDGLLRFSRAGRADLNLETFPVEEVIDQAKDILFAGRQPDDVEIKIVTGGQLRGDFACVREIIGNLVTNAIKYNDSNPKRIEIAVLPTAETPLSHLPETGVKTVQVKDNGIGIAPEHHEQVFEIFRRLHDRDVYGGGSGAGLTIVRRMVERHGGTIAIESVGNGTSFYFTLGETE; encoded by the coding sequence ATGCGTGATTCCAGACTCCCAGACACGCCGCTGCAAGGCGAAACCGAACTCACCAATTGCGACCGTGAACCAATTCATGTTCCCGAAACGATCCAGCCACACGGCCATCTGATTGCGGTCGACCTGTCTACGCGAACGATTGCCTCTGCCAGCGAACATTGTGGCGAAGTTGCCGCGATGCCTGATGGAGACCTGATGGGATTTACCTTCGTCAAGGCATTTCCTGATCTCGCTTCACAGCTTGCCGCCGTCTCCACGCTGAACTCCGGCGATCATGCGAAGCGACAACCTTTCGGCAACGAAAAAGGTAGCTGGATTGTTTCAGCACATCGATGTGATGGCTTGGCGATTTTTGAATTTGAAGCCATCGGCAAGGAGCCCGCGAAAGTTGCCGACTTGGTAGGGCAGCTATTCATCGAAATCGAACGCCAACCGCTCGAGGACGCCTATCGCACCGTCGTCGATCGAGTCCGTAATTTCACCGGGTTTGACCGAGTGATGTTGTATCAGTTTTTGCCTGACGGCCATGGCAACGTGATTGCAGAATCGAAAAACGAAAACCAGGAAGCCTATCTGGGACTGCACTACCCGGCGACCGATATTCCTCTTCCCGCACGGCGGTTGTACGAGCTGAACTGGATTCGCACGATCGCCGACACCAGTGCGATGCCCGTGCCAATTCTACACGCGACGCCAGACCAGCCACGGCTCAACATGACGTTTTCGAGCTTGCGAGCGATCTCGCCGATTCATATCGAATACCTGACGAACATGGGCGTCGGCGCGAGCATGTCGATCTCGGTTATGAAAGGCAATCAACTCTGGGGACTTATCGCCTGTCATCACAATTCGGCGAAGATCGTGTCGCCAGAACTGCGAGACGCCTGCGAGTTGTGCGGCTCTGTGCTGTCGGCCTACCTGACCAGCCGTCGGCAGCAGGAATACTTGCGTCGACAGGTCATGATTTCAGATACGATTGGCGAGCATCTGGTCGTGCTGACCAACTTTGATGATCTCGCCAAAGGCCTCGAGCGATCTGCAGAGCCGATTTGTGGATTGCTTGACGCGGACGGGCTGGTTTGGTTTTCAGAAGAGCAGAATTTTTTCTGGGGCGAAGTTCCGAACCTGACAGCGGTGGAGGAGATTGCGACCGAGCTATCGCGGCGACCGGAAGAAACAGTTGCTTACACCGAAGAGCTGAGGCGTTGGTTGCCGACCGCGGACGACTACCACGATCGGCTCGCAGGCATGTTGGCAATTCGACTGGGCAACCATCTTGGCGGCATGCTGCTGTTTTTCCGCAAACCGGTCCAGGAAACCATCCTCTGGGCTGGCAACCCGGAAAAATCGGTCACGAACGAATCCGGTCGCCTGACTCCACGGAAGTCGTTTGCGGCCTGGCAGAAATTAAGCGAAAACAAAAGCAACCCCTGGACCGAAGCGGATCGTGAGACAGCGAATTCACTGGCGACCGGTCTACAGAGAATGGTTGTCGAAAAGGCCGAGCGGTTGCGTCAGGCCAACGATGAGTTGCGGCGTCTGAACACGGACCTCGACGCGTTCGCCTATGCCGCTTCACACGACCTGAAAGAACCGCTGCGTGGAATCCATCATTACGTTTATCTGCTGGAGCGCGCCGCAACGCTGTCGGACGACAACTATCAGTCGTCAATGGAAGGCCTGAAGCGGATCGTGAAACGGATGAACGATTTGCTCGACGGATTGCTTCGATTTTCGAGGGCAGGCCGGGCGGACCTGAACCTTGAAACGTTCCCGGTGGAGGAAGTCATTGATCAAGCGAAAGACATCCTGTTTGCGGGTCGGCAACCGGACGACGTCGAGATCAAAATCGTGACCGGCGGGCAGCTTCGTGGTGATTTCGCCTGTGTCCGGGAAATTATTGGCAACCTCGTGACTAACGCCATAAAATACAACGACTCCAATCCAAAACGCATCGAAATTGCGGTGCTCCCGACTGCAGAAACTCCGCTCAGTCATCTCCCCGAAACAGGCGTCAAGACGGTTCAGGTCAAGGACAATGGCATTGGGATCGCGCCGGAACATCACGAGCAGGTATTCGAGATCTTTCGACGGCTGCACGATCGCGACGTTTACGGAGGAGGATCAGGTGCTGGATTGACGATCGTCCGAAGAATGGTCGAACGACATGGCGGCACGATTGCGATAGAGTCTGTCGGCAACGGAACTTCGTTTTACTTTACTCTGGGCGAAACCGAATGA
- a CDS encoding FHA domain-containing protein — translation MQVVLRVVGGKHNGREIKLAVPKFIIGRGEGAHLRPSSDLVSRHHCGISVTDGQVIVEDLGSRNGTFVNGEQLSGPHNARSGDTIRIGRLQFELVMDPARSAKKAKVTNVVEAAARTATASKEGIEDSISDWLENEVAPPTESRAETVQFSMEETQTIFGPGAEGREQSSGEIVVDQVEQDSQELKKKGKGKLPPIPKVVHENSKIAADEALKKFFNRR, via the coding sequence ATGCAGGTTGTTTTGAGAGTTGTCGGGGGCAAGCACAATGGTCGGGAAATAAAACTAGCCGTCCCCAAGTTCATTATCGGTCGCGGTGAAGGTGCCCATCTCCGACCTTCGAGTGATTTGGTCAGCCGCCACCATTGCGGCATCTCCGTCACCGACGGACAGGTAATCGTTGAAGACCTTGGAAGTCGAAACGGAACCTTCGTCAACGGCGAGCAATTGAGTGGTCCGCACAACGCTCGTTCCGGCGACACGATCCGTATCGGCCGCCTCCAGTTCGAACTGGTGATGGATCCAGCGCGGTCTGCGAAGAAGGCGAAAGTCACCAACGTCGTCGAAGCCGCCGCGCGAACTGCAACCGCTTCCAAAGAAGGCATCGAAGACAGCATCTCCGATTGGCTGGAAAACGAAGTTGCGCCACCAACTGAATCTCGCGCCGAAACCGTTCAATTCAGCATGGAAGAAACGCAAACGATCTTTGGACCGGGAGCGGAAGGCAGAGAGCAATCGTCCGGGGAGATCGTCGTTGATCAAGTAGAGCAGGACTCACAAGAGCTCAAGAAAAAGGGAAAAGGCAAACTCCCGCCGATTCCAAAAGTCGTTCATGAAAACTCAAAAATTGCAGCGGACGAAGCTCTGAAGAAATTCTTCAACCGCCGCTAG
- a CDS encoding biliverdin-producing heme oxygenase — protein MPNGIRELLRAKTRDQHMRLHELIDLKIMLGSRRTYITALVAYLRAIRPCEAAVAFFSSCNPSIAMPDYKDRLQKSNWLGSDLISLGESVPDELHAVPRRDSISLATAAGYAYVMEGMTLGATGMLPRFERSLGLSASDGANFFAAYGSETPQMWKRFTAWIGQIDASQDDVVQAARFAFAQFEREFSSWNRTELSLLEDPSLHA, from the coding sequence GTGCCAAACGGGATTCGGGAACTGCTCCGCGCCAAAACGCGGGACCAACATATGCGATTGCATGAGCTCATTGACTTGAAGATCATGCTTGGCTCCAGGCGAACCTACATCACCGCCTTGGTGGCCTATCTACGAGCCATAAGGCCATGCGAAGCAGCCGTCGCGTTCTTTTCATCCTGCAATCCGTCCATCGCGATGCCGGACTACAAAGATCGACTGCAAAAATCAAACTGGCTCGGTAGTGATTTGATCAGTCTTGGCGAATCCGTCCCCGATGAACTCCACGCGGTACCGCGACGCGATTCCATTTCGCTGGCGACTGCTGCTGGATACGCTTACGTAATGGAAGGCATGACGCTCGGCGCCACCGGGATGCTACCGCGCTTCGAACGTTCACTCGGACTTTCAGCCAGCGACGGAGCGAACTTCTTTGCTGCCTACGGCTCGGAGACGCCGCAGATGTGGAAACGATTCACTGCGTGGATCGGACAAATCGACGCGTCCCAAGACGACGTTGTGCAGGCCGCCAGATTTGCCTTTGCCCAGTTCGAGCGTGAGTTTTCAAGTTGGAATCGCACCGAGTTAAGCCTGCTTGAGGATCCGTCTCTCCATGCGTGA